In one window of Chryseobacterium phocaeense DNA:
- a CDS encoding DUF3060 domain-containing protein: MKIMKKALALCILFVGISVTYAQTTVKTTSTHGKSTKSDKKIEVDGVGHKQTYSSDGGNAEVAGVNNTITINGYAAKLEVSGSGNTVFIDKVSRIVLEGTNNKVFYKASTTKSGKAEISSTGVGNSAVKK; this comes from the coding sequence ATGAAAATTATGAAAAAAGCACTGGCACTTTGTATTCTTTTCGTGGGAATCAGTGTTACCTACGCACAAACAACGGTGAAAACCACCAGCACTCATGGCAAAAGCACCAAAAGTGATAAGAAAATCGAGGTGGACGGCGTGGGACATAAGCAGACCTATTCGTCAGATGGCGGAAATGCAGAAGTGGCCGGCGTAAATAATACAATTACCATTAACGGCTATGCTGCTAAGCTGGAAGTATCCGGTTCGGGAAATACGGTTTTTATCGATAAGGTTTCGCGTATTGTGCTGGAAGGAACTAATAATAAAGTCTTCTATAAGGCATCTACAACAAAATCAGGAAAGGCTGAAATTTCTTCAACGGGAGTGGGGAATAGTGCAGTGAAAAAATAA
- a CDS encoding acetyl-CoA C-acyltransferase, with protein sequence MKEVFIVSAVRTPIGSFMGSLSTVPATKLGSAAVKGALNKINLDPKNVQEIYMGNVLQAGEGQAPARQVALGAGLSIETPSTTVNKVCASGMKAVTMAAQAIKAGDADVIVAGGMENMSMVPHYYNARVATKLGDIKMQDGMVLDGLTDVYNKVHMGVCAEKCAVDYSISREDQDNFAIESYKRSAKAWSEGKFTEEVVPVEIPQRKGDPVIFAEDEEYKAVNFDRIATLPTVFKKEEGTVTAANASTLNDGASALILVSKEKMEELGLKPLARIVSYADAAQEPENFTTAPAKALPIALKKAGLEVSDIDFFEFNEAFSVVGLANNKILGLDAAKVNVNGGAVAIGHPLGSSGSRIIVTLINVLKQNNAKYGAAAICNGGGGASAIVIENM encoded by the coding sequence ATGAAAGAAGTATTCATCGTTTCCGCAGTAAGAACACCTATCGGGAGTTTTATGGGAAGCCTTTCAACGGTTCCGGCTACGAAGCTGGGATCTGCTGCTGTAAAAGGAGCATTAAATAAAATCAATCTTGATCCGAAAAACGTTCAGGAGATCTATATGGGAAATGTTCTGCAGGCAGGAGAAGGTCAGGCACCGGCCCGTCAGGTGGCTTTGGGAGCAGGGCTGTCTATTGAAACACCTTCTACTACGGTAAACAAAGTATGCGCTTCCGGAATGAAAGCCGTAACGATGGCTGCACAGGCTATTAAAGCAGGTGATGCGGATGTGATTGTTGCCGGAGGTATGGAAAATATGTCTATGGTTCCTCATTACTATAATGCAAGAGTAGCCACGAAATTAGGCGATATTAAAATGCAGGACGGTATGGTTCTGGATGGTCTTACCGACGTATACAATAAAGTACATATGGGAGTATGTGCAGAGAAATGTGCCGTAGACTACAGCATTTCAAGAGAAGATCAGGATAATTTTGCAATAGAATCCTACAAAAGGTCTGCAAAGGCATGGAGTGAAGGGAAATTTACAGAAGAAGTGGTTCCTGTGGAAATTCCTCAGAGAAAAGGAGATCCTGTCATCTTTGCTGAAGATGAAGAATACAAAGCAGTAAATTTCGATAGAATTGCAACACTTCCTACGGTATTTAAAAAAGAAGAAGGCACAGTAACCGCTGCCAATGCTTCTACATTAAATGACGGAGCTTCTGCTCTGATCCTTGTTTCCAAAGAAAAAATGGAGGAGCTGGGTCTTAAGCCTTTGGCGAGAATCGTTTCTTATGCTGATGCAGCTCAGGAGCCTGAAAACTTCACAACAGCACCGGCTAAAGCCCTTCCGATTGCCCTTAAAAAAGCAGGTCTGGAGGTTTCTGATATCGATTTCTTCGAATTCAATGAAGCATTCTCTGTAGTAGGACTTGCGAACAACAAGATATTAGGATTGGATGCGGCTAAAGTAAATGTAAACGGAGGAGCCGTAGCCATCGGGCACCCGCTTGGAAGCTCAGGATCAAGAATCATCGTTACGCTAATCAACGTATTGAAGCAGAATAACGCCAAATATGGTGCTGCAGCGATCTGTAACGGCGGTGGCGGGGCTTCTGCCATTGTGATTGAAAATATGTAA
- a CDS encoding mevalonate kinase family protein — protein sequence MTNPLFYAKIILFGEYGMIEDSQGLVVPYSFYKGTLKFSDLSSEFELKSNRHLQKYSDFLAALDLSDDFKLDINRFKNDIESGLFFDSNIPQGYGVGSSGALVAAIFERYAIRKLDPEQISKDNLKKLKSVFGEMESYFHGKSSGMDPLICYMNLPILIENKENLDRVSIPEGEEGKGAIFLIDSGITGETGPMIQIFFEKMKTEGFRKTLKEEFIRYNNACIESFLKKDMNPFFRNLKKLSHWAYEHFRPMIPESIFNIWKKGLDSNAYYLKLCGSGGGGYILGFTKDYAKAEKMLEGFQKEVIYRF from the coding sequence ATGACGAACCCTCTGTTTTATGCAAAAATAATTCTGTTTGGAGAATATGGGATGATTGAAGACTCCCAGGGGCTTGTAGTACCTTACAGTTTCTATAAAGGAACCCTTAAATTCTCAGATTTAAGCTCTGAATTTGAGCTTAAGTCCAACAGACATCTGCAGAAATATTCTGATTTTCTTGCTGCGCTTGATCTTTCTGATGATTTTAAATTGGATATCAACCGCTTTAAAAACGATATTGAATCCGGACTTTTCTTTGATTCCAATATTCCTCAGGGATATGGAGTGGGAAGTTCAGGAGCTCTGGTAGCGGCTATTTTTGAAAGATATGCCATCCGCAAACTGGATCCTGAACAGATTTCAAAAGATAATCTGAAAAAATTAAAATCTGTTTTCGGTGAAATGGAAAGCTATTTCCATGGCAAAAGTTCAGGGATGGATCCGTTGATCTGCTATATGAACCTGCCGATTCTTATCGAAAATAAAGAAAACCTGGACCGGGTTTCTATCCCTGAAGGAGAGGAAGGAAAAGGAGCTATTTTTCTTATTGACAGTGGAATTACCGGAGAAACCGGACCTATGATTCAGATTTTCTTCGAAAAAATGAAAACGGAAGGTTTCCGCAAAACATTAAAAGAAGAGTTCATCCGTTACAACAACGCATGCATAGAATCTTTCCTTAAAAAAGACATGAATCCTTTCTTCAGAAACCTGAAAAAGCTTTCACACTGGGCATATGAACATTTTCGCCCGATGATTCCTGAAAGTATTTTCAACATCTGGAAAAAAGGTCTCGATTCCAATGCCTATTATCTGAAACTCTGCGGAAGTGGCGGTGGCGGATATATTCTGGGCTTCACTAAAGATTACGCGAAAGCGGAAAAAATGCTTGAAGGCTTCCAGAAAGAAGTGATCTACAGATTTTAA
- a CDS encoding MFS transporter, protein MSEIENQQPQNIKNNPRIMKAWAVYDWANSVYSLVITSTIFPIYYSILTTAYEKKEYVEETKSWIDVPVRHMIKIFGKEYQPDAVYGYSLTISFFIVVLLSPFLSSLADTIGNKKSFLQFFCYLGATSCMGLAMFTGMHNVFLGLLFSITASVGFWGSLVFYNSFLPDIATRDKQDALSAKGYVYGYIGSVVLVVICLVLIQVFAKGAAQQLLFTRISFLLTGAWWFGFSQYTFKHLPQFGDVKEKLPKDLVLLNYKNIFKKHEEQGGFFEVLKDNMSFYKDIAKESFHELFKVGGVLFKDKNLKFFLSSFFFYSVGMQTIFLMATLFGKSEINLAQDKLIGTLLVIQIEAIIGAVIFSRLSRKIGNKNVISIAIVLWIVACLWAYFLNKENPTVEYQFYGVAAVVGLVMGGLQAMSRSTYSKLLPEDSMENTTYFSFYDVLEKIAIIIGTFIFATLIEHFNNMRIAALSMTIFFAAGLILIRFLKVNMLKSRDTL, encoded by the coding sequence ATGTCTGAAATTGAGAATCAACAACCTCAAAACATAAAGAATAATCCGCGGATTATGAAGGCCTGGGCCGTATACGACTGGGCAAACTCAGTATATTCGCTGGTGATTACTTCTACTATTTTCCCTATTTATTATTCCATACTGACCACGGCTTACGAGAAAAAGGAGTACGTGGAGGAAACAAAATCATGGATTGACGTTCCGGTAAGGCATATGATAAAGATTTTCGGGAAAGAATACCAGCCGGATGCGGTGTACGGATATTCACTTACAATATCATTTTTTATTGTAGTGCTGCTTTCTCCGTTCCTGTCTTCGCTGGCGGATACCATTGGAAATAAAAAATCATTCCTGCAGTTTTTCTGTTACCTGGGTGCCACTTCCTGTATGGGGCTGGCCATGTTTACAGGCATGCATAACGTATTTTTAGGCCTTTTATTCAGTATTACGGCGAGTGTAGGCTTCTGGGGAAGCCTGGTGTTTTATAACTCCTTCCTGCCGGATATTGCCACGCGTGACAAGCAGGATGCGCTTTCTGCCAAAGGGTACGTATATGGATATATCGGTTCTGTGGTATTGGTTGTCATTTGTCTGGTACTGATCCAGGTTTTTGCAAAAGGAGCGGCACAGCAGCTTTTGTTTACAAGAATCAGCTTCCTTTTAACAGGAGCATGGTGGTTCGGTTTTTCCCAGTACACGTTCAAGCATCTGCCGCAGTTCGGGGATGTGAAGGAAAAGCTTCCGAAAGACCTTGTTCTGTTGAATTATAAGAATATTTTTAAAAAACATGAAGAGCAGGGTGGTTTCTTTGAGGTTTTGAAAGACAATATGAGCTTTTATAAAGATATTGCAAAAGAAAGTTTTCATGAACTGTTTAAAGTTGGAGGCGTATTGTTTAAGGATAAAAACTTAAAATTCTTCCTTTCAAGTTTCTTCTTTTACAGCGTCGGAATGCAGACTATTTTCCTGATGGCCACATTATTCGGAAAGAGTGAGATCAACCTGGCTCAGGATAAACTGATAGGAACGCTTCTGGTGATTCAGATTGAGGCTATCATCGGGGCGGTGATCTTCTCCAGGTTATCCAGAAAGATAGGAAACAAGAATGTAATTTCCATAGCTATTGTATTATGGATTGTCGCATGTCTTTGGGCCTATTTCCTTAATAAGGAAAACCCTACGGTAGAATACCAGTTCTATGGAGTAGCAGCGGTAGTTGGATTGGTAATGGGCGGACTTCAGGCGATGTCAAGATCTACATATTCCAAGCTTCTTCCGGAAGATTCCATGGAAAATACCACGTACTTCAGTTTCTATGACGTATTGGAAAAAATAGCCATCATTATCGGGACGTTTATCTTTGCAACATTGATTGAACATTTCAATAATATGCGTATCGCTGCACTTTCTATGACCATATTCTTTGCAGCGGGACTTATCCTGATCCGTTTTCTGAAAGTAAATATGCTGAAAAGCAGAGATACCCTGTAA
- a CDS encoding UbiA family prenyltransferase, translated as MNSEKETFQSKNDVSKSLFYRFSQFVGFLIGARFFVAVLLTFALYVSTFFLFNQDETFRKFVFDFKVHGIIFCTVITILAGGIINQFYDLEKDHVVKPFRTRIQSFIKQKYFLYAYLALTVISLGVAWMISHKVFVFFLVYQFFMWFYSHKLSRILIINNLTFVSLTLYPFFGMMVYYETFSRKVMLMAIFLFLILLCIDIVKDMLTKSVDKAFGYTTIPNYFKHKNTLVIIISLLVITMAVSMKLITRTGISGFMAYYFTGGLFVFIVCIYLLLNASRRSKFFTLNILRFWVFVGIIAMLLNGIESKL; from the coding sequence ATGAATTCTGAAAAAGAAACTTTCCAATCTAAAAATGATGTCTCTAAATCTCTATTTTACAGATTCTCACAATTCGTGGGCTTTCTGATTGGTGCAAGGTTCTTTGTTGCAGTTTTACTCACTTTTGCTCTGTATGTATCTACGTTCTTCCTGTTTAACCAGGATGAAACGTTCAGGAAATTTGTTTTTGACTTTAAAGTACACGGCATTATTTTCTGTACGGTAATCACTATTTTGGCAGGAGGAATTATCAATCAGTTTTATGACCTTGAAAAGGATCATGTGGTAAAACCTTTCCGGACCAGGATCCAAAGCTTTATCAAGCAGAAGTATTTTTTATATGCCTATCTGGCACTCACTGTGATTTCTCTTGGTGTGGCGTGGATGATTTCACACAAAGTTTTTGTTTTTTTCCTGGTTTACCAGTTTTTTATGTGGTTTTACAGCCATAAATTAAGCCGGATACTGATCATCAATAATCTTACTTTCGTAAGTCTTACTTTATATCCTTTCTTCGGAATGATGGTGTATTACGAAACTTTTTCCAGAAAAGTAATGCTCATGGCCATTTTTCTGTTCCTGATTCTTTTATGCATCGATATTGTGAAAGACATGCTTACGAAAAGCGTAGATAAAGCATTTGGATATACTACCATTCCCAATTATTTTAAGCATAAAAATACCTTGGTCATCATCATTTCCCTGCTGGTGATTACAATGGCTGTTTCCATGAAACTGATTACAAGAACAGGAATATCAGGTTTTATGGCCTATTATTTTACGGGAGGGCTTTTTGTGTTTATTGTATGTATCTATCTTTTGCTGAATGCTTCCCGGAGAAGTAAATTCTTCACACTCAATATATTAAGATTTTGGGTGTTTGTGGGAATTATTGCCATGCTTTTGAATGGAATTGAAAGTAAATTATAG
- a CDS encoding proline dehydrogenase family protein, whose translation MPIFNDTKVAFADKSDAQLRKAYWMFKMIEQPALTSLGTSVLNFTVHNNFPFVTGIVKSTLFEQFCGGETREESMKVVKQLFKRGVGSIFDYSIEGKEDEETFDAVCKEIKDIIRFSVGNPAIPFIVFKPTAFGRIDLYEAVGKGAELTSSQKEEWERVVRRFDEVCSLCHENDKKVMVDAEETWMQDAADQLCEEMMEKYNREKPIVWNTIQMYRTGRLEYMEAHLQRAREKNYFIGYKIVRGAYMEKERARAAEKGYADPIQPTKEASDKNYNAGIDFVMNHLDKVSAFFGTHNEISSELVMDKMKSRSLENGNPHVYFGQLYGMSDNITFYLSDKGYNVAKYLPYGPVKDVVPYLTRRARENTSVAGQTGRELGLIKKELDRRKK comes from the coding sequence ATGCCCATTTTTAACGATACCAAAGTAGCATTTGCAGACAAGTCTGATGCACAATTGAGAAAGGCGTACTGGATGTTTAAAATGATTGAACAGCCTGCTCTTACCAGCCTTGGAACTTCTGTCCTTAATTTTACGGTACACAATAATTTTCCGTTCGTTACGGGAATTGTAAAAAGTACTTTATTTGAGCAGTTCTGCGGAGGCGAAACCCGTGAAGAAAGTATGAAGGTGGTGAAACAGCTTTTCAAAAGAGGCGTGGGAAGTATTTTCGATTACTCCATTGAAGGCAAGGAAGATGAAGAAACCTTTGATGCGGTGTGCAAGGAGATTAAAGATATTATCAGATTTTCTGTTGGAAATCCTGCTATACCTTTTATCGTATTCAAGCCGACTGCTTTTGGAAGAATCGATCTTTATGAAGCAGTAGGAAAAGGAGCTGAACTTACATCAAGCCAAAAGGAAGAATGGGAAAGGGTGGTCAGAAGATTTGACGAAGTATGCAGCCTTTGTCATGAAAATGATAAGAAAGTGATGGTAGATGCTGAAGAAACATGGATGCAGGATGCAGCGGACCAGCTTTGTGAGGAAATGATGGAGAAATACAACCGGGAAAAACCGATTGTCTGGAATACCATCCAGATGTACAGAACCGGAAGACTGGAATATATGGAAGCCCATCTTCAGAGAGCAAGAGAGAAAAATTACTTTATAGGCTACAAGATCGTTCGTGGAGCTTATATGGAGAAGGAAAGAGCAAGAGCAGCAGAAAAAGGCTATGCAGATCCAATTCAGCCGACTAAAGAAGCATCTGATAAAAACTATAATGCCGGGATTGATTTTGTTATGAATCATCTGGATAAAGTTTCTGCATTCTTTGGAACCCACAACGAGATCTCTTCTGAGCTGGTGATGGATAAAATGAAATCCAGATCTCTTGAAAATGGGAATCCACATGTCTATTTCGGACAGCTTTACGGGATGAGTGATAATATTACCTTCTACTTGTCAGATAAGGGTTATAATGTGGCTAAATATCTTCCGTACGGGCCTGTAAAGGATGTGGTTCCGTATCTTACCAGAAGAGCCAGAGAAAACACTTCTGTAGCCGGACAAACCGGCAGAGAATTGGGCCTGATTAAGAAAGAACTGGACCGAAGAAAGAAATAA
- a CDS encoding T9SS type A sorting domain-containing protein, with protein MIRKILLLCLAQCFVLGMSQHLRPIAQKIYESHSAKSDFQKYDLFQVNKSSGKLAQYKRAATDITVINLKSAELERLVKEKPEYLEISFPFNGDQQITVELYKNRIFTNDFRVVTNKGNIVNYTPGAYYIGIVKGDNTSVAAFSFFNDDIVGIASTSELGNVVLGKAKNAEDFVSYSESKLTGANPFVCGVDELKENQEKHISFDPAAGKKAMTENCVRIYYEVCFKPYQNNNSDATTTTNWLTAVHNNIAALYTNDEIRVALNEIYIWTTQDPYTGAPNANLSNFRNNRQTFNGDLAHLINAPSTTSVAYINSLCGTYKHAYSGISQTYSNVPVYSWTIQAMTHEMGHSLGSPHTHACAWNGNNTAIDGCGAQAGYSEGCTGPIPSSTVKGSIMSYCHLVAGVGISFNNGFGPQPAALIRNTVDSKPCLGTNCTTACSTTITQMNILDITQISANAAFTDAVSTSWKYKLTKMDETLVQSGNTNSTTINFSSLQPATYYKLSVGTTCSGSNAYQRTQVFLTDAAWCDGALFTDTGGQTAGYGNNETVIKTFYPSSGALTMTFTDFALEQDYDFMYVYNGPSTTSPLFANGNNLTGNTVPGPFTSTHPSGAITVRFVSDPGVTGNGWKAGFSCNVLGVDEVTKNEGQVSMYPNPAKNIIVISSKDALKSYKIYDEAGRLIMSASSLKENKQEINISSMLAGNYVVTIETEKQTVNKKLIKQ; from the coding sequence ATGATAAGGAAAATTCTACTATTGTGTCTGGCGCAATGCTTTGTCCTTGGTATGTCACAACACCTGAGACCCATTGCCCAAAAAATTTATGAATCTCATTCCGCGAAAAGTGATTTTCAAAAGTATGATCTGTTTCAGGTTAATAAATCTTCAGGCAAACTTGCCCAATACAAACGTGCTGCAACCGATATTACGGTGATCAATTTAAAATCTGCCGAGCTGGAAAGGCTGGTGAAAGAAAAACCGGAATACCTTGAAATAAGCTTCCCTTTCAACGGGGATCAGCAAATTACAGTGGAGCTCTATAAAAACCGGATTTTCACAAATGATTTTAGAGTGGTAACCAATAAGGGTAACATTGTCAATTACACTCCGGGAGCTTATTATATCGGAATAGTAAAAGGAGATAATACTTCTGTGGCTGCTTTCAGTTTCTTTAATGATGATATTGTAGGGATAGCTTCCACTTCTGAACTGGGGAATGTGGTGCTGGGAAAAGCAAAAAATGCAGAGGATTTTGTAAGCTATTCAGAATCTAAGCTTACCGGAGCCAATCCTTTTGTATGCGGAGTAGATGAGCTGAAAGAAAATCAGGAGAAACACATCTCATTCGATCCGGCAGCCGGTAAAAAAGCCATGACGGAAAACTGTGTACGAATCTACTATGAAGTATGCTTTAAGCCTTACCAGAATAACAATTCCGACGCGACTACAACCACCAACTGGCTGACAGCGGTTCACAACAATATTGCTGCACTGTACACCAATGATGAAATCAGGGTGGCACTGAATGAAATCTATATATGGACCACACAGGACCCTTATACAGGAGCACCTAACGCCAATCTTTCCAATTTTAGAAATAACAGGCAGACCTTTAACGGAGACCTGGCACACCTGATCAATGCTCCGTCTACTACAAGTGTTGCTTATATTAATTCTTTATGCGGAACCTATAAACATGCGTACTCAGGTATTTCTCAGACGTATTCCAATGTGCCGGTATACTCCTGGACTATTCAGGCCATGACGCATGAAATGGGGCACAGCCTTGGATCTCCTCACACCCATGCATGTGCGTGGAACGGGAACAATACGGCCATTGACGGATGCGGTGCACAGGCAGGGTACAGCGAAGGCTGTACAGGCCCGATTCCTTCTTCTACAGTTAAAGGGTCAATTATGAGTTACTGTCATCTGGTTGCAGGAGTGGGGATCAGCTTTAATAATGGTTTTGGTCCGCAGCCTGCCGCATTGATCAGAAATACGGTAGATTCAAAACCCTGTTTGGGAACCAACTGTACTACCGCCTGCAGTACGACCATTACCCAGATGAATATTTTGGATATTACCCAGATTTCAGCCAATGCAGCCTTTACAGATGCCGTTTCTACATCCTGGAAATACAAACTGACCAAAATGGATGAAACCTTGGTGCAATCCGGAAATACCAACTCTACCACCATTAATTTTAGCAGCCTTCAGCCTGCAACATATTATAAATTGTCTGTAGGAACTACCTGCTCAGGATCCAATGCCTATCAGAGAACCCAGGTATTCCTCACAGACGCGGCATGGTGCGACGGGGCGCTGTTTACAGACACCGGAGGCCAGACTGCAGGATATGGAAATAATGAGACGGTGATCAAAACATTCTACCCGTCTTCGGGAGCACTTACAATGACTTTTACGGATTTTGCCCTGGAGCAGGATTATGACTTTATGTATGTGTACAACGGTCCTTCCACAACATCTCCATTATTTGCCAACGGAAATAACCTGACCGGAAATACAGTTCCGGGACCATTTACTTCTACCCATCCATCCGGAGCAATTACTGTAAGATTTGTATCTGATCCGGGGGTTACAGGAAATGGCTGGAAAGCCGGGTTCTCATGTAATGTTTTAGGAGTTGATGAGGTCACTAAAAATGAAGGACAGGTGAGTATGTATCCTAATCCAGCTAAAAATATAATTGTTATTTCGTCTAAGGATGCGTTAAAATCCTATAAAATTTATGACGAAGCAGGAAGGCTTATCATGTCTGCCTCTTCATTAAAAGAAAACAAGCAGGAAATCAATATTTCATCCATGCTTGCAGGAAATTATGTAGTAACAATAGAAACAGAGAAACAGACAGTCAATAAAAAACTGATCAAACAATAG